CTGCCCGGCCCAGGTTCCCATGGCCAGCACGAGGTCCAGGTCGCTGGTCTTGAGGCGGCCGATGGCCGCGCGGCGCACGCCGGGGCGCACGGTCTTGTCCCATTCGGAGGACCAGAAGGCGTCCGGCGCGAAGCGCAGCCATGGGCCGGTGTCCGAGGCGGAAAGACAGGCCCATACGTCGCGGTTCGCGCGCGGCGGGTCGAAGCATTCGCCGCAGTCGGTGGGCATCCAGCCGTCCTCATGCAGGCCCTGGAGGATGGACCGGAGCACCGGGGCATAGTCCTTGTAATCGCCGCCCTGGTAGTAGCCGATGCGCCAGGGGGCTCCATCCGGTCTTCCGGCGGGTGGGGCGGGGGGGTCAAAGCCCTGGGCTGTCCCGGCTGCCAGGAAGACGAGGAACAGGAGGGCGGCGAGTTTCATGATGGACCCTTGGACCGGCCGAAACGCGCCGGGTTGAGGCGGAAGCGTGCCGGAGAACTGATTCGGTTGCCAAGAAAACAGATATTCGTCGTAAAGTCCACGACGCATCGCGAGCGACCAGCCGGTTGCCGTGAACGTCCGCCCGGGCTAGAGAAGGGGAAATCTGCGGGTTCCTGCCTGCTCCGCCGTGAGGTGGCCATGCCCTTCGTCCGCGTTCCCGTCATCGGGGTTCTTCGCACGCCCCACTTCACCCTGGAGGCCATCCCCCGCCAGGCCCACCTCGCTCCGCAGGCCGTGGGCCGCGCGGAATTGTATCCCGAGTTCGCCCCGGGGCTGAAGGGCATCGCCCCGGGCGACCGCGTGGTGCTCACCTTCCGCTTCCACAAGGCGCGGCGCACGGAACTGACCACGACGACCCGGAGCACGGGGCGCGTCTGCGGTGTGTTCGCCTCGCGTTCGCCGCGCAGGCCTTCGCGCCTGGGCGAGAGCGTGGTGGAGGTGACGGCCGTGGAGCCTTCGGCCCTGGTCTTCCGGGGGGTGGACATGCTCGACGGCACGCCGCTTCTTGACATCAAACCCTGGATCGGCCCGGACAGGGACCGGGGCTGACCCCGGCGCTCCTGCCCCGGGCCTGCCGGTCCAGCACGCGACGGGAGCGCCCGGCCGGAAGTCCCGGCGGCGCAAGGGGGCAGCCCCCGCCGGAGGGGCCGGACCGCAAGGCGGCCCGGCGCGCTCAGGCGTCTTTGCGATCGTAGGGGGCCAGGGCCTGGACGATGTAGGGCGGGATGACCACCCCCGCGCGGGCCAGGTTGTCGCGCGCCTCCAGCACTTTGGCGATGTCGATGCCCGCCCCGCTCCAGTAGGCGGCCGGGTCGTCCAGGAAGGCGCGGATCACGGTCAGGGCCTCGGGGTAGGAGCGCACCAGGTGGCAGCAGTTGACCACCCACATGGGGCCGAGGGGAGGTATCTCGGCCTGGCCTGTCTTGTGGGCCGAGGAAAGCTCCTGGAACTGCTCGATGGACTTGCGCCAGAGATGCCCGCCCTCGCCGCCCAGGCCCAGGGGGTCCACGAAGACGTAGGGGGCCGGGAGGCAGTGGCCGATCTTCATGAAGGTGAGGGCCATGTTCACCTCGTAGCTCGTGCCGTAGCCGCCCACGTTGAACACCTTGAAGAGGCTGCGCCGGTCCAGGATGTCCTGGCGGGTGTTCAGGGCGATGTTCACGAACTGCACCACGGCCTCGGGGGAGAAGTTGGTGCGCTGGCCGATCTTCTCGCCGTCGATGCCCACGCCGATGCGGTAGATGCCGTGGCGCGCGGCGGCGTCGTCCGCGGCCTTCATGACGCCCGGGCCGGAACCGTGGGCGATGGCCAGGCCCTCGCCCAGGCGGGGATCGGCGGCCAGGGCGGCGAAGAACTCCTCGAACTGGGGCATGAGGATGGGCTTCAACTCGTCCACCACGGAGCCGAAGAGCGCCGCCGTGGTGTGCAGGCGGCCCAGGCGCTCCTTGCCCTCGGCGGAGACCCAGAAGCCGCTGTTGAATTCGCGCACGTGGCAGGCCTCGTCCTGGGCGAAGATCATGTAGAAGCGCATGCCCTCGCGCCAGAGGCGGTTGATCTCCTCGTAGGAGGACTGGTCCAGGTAGTATTCCGGATTGCCGCCGTTGCGCGATCCGCGCATGTTGATGCTGCGGATCACCACGACGCCCACGCCGTTGCGCTTGAGCACGCGCAGGGCGTCCACGGGCGGCAGGGAGTCGCTGACGAACACCTTGGAGAGGCTCTGCTCGCCGCCCACGTATTTGAGGTCGTGCAGGAAGTTCCTGAAACGCTTGGGGATCTCCTCGCCCGTGAGGATGGACTCGGGCACGTTGCCCCGGGCGCACTCGTAGACCAGGCGCCACTGGAATTCCGGAATCCAGCGGTTGTCCTCCTGCTCCCAGGGGATGGTCACGATGCGTCCGGGCATCATGATGCGTCCGTAGAGCCCGCCGCCGCCGGGCGCGGCCGAGATCTCGTCGAAGAGGGCGCGGCAGGCCTCGGCGTTGAAGATGTCGGTGATTTCCGCGAAGTCCACGCCCCGGGCCAGGATGGCCGTGGCCTTGCCGGGCTTGAGCACCCGGGTGGTGATGGCGCTCACGCGCTCGTCGGCCGGATAGAGCTTGATGCGCAGGCGCAGGTCGCGGAAGGGCACGGGATCGTCGCCGCGGTTGTAGATTTCGGCCTGGCGCAGGGTGTCGATGCCCGTGGTGCGCACGCCGTCGAGCAGGCGCGAGGCCAGGTGGAACACGCCGGGGCGGTTGAGATTGCGCGAGATGAAAGCCGTGTAAGGCCCCAGCGAAATGCGCAGGGCGCTCACCATGAATTCCTTGGGGCCGAACTCCTCGGGCAGGCCCGAGGGCGCTGGCTGCTGGAACATGGCCAGGCCATGCTTGCCGCGCACGATCATCTCCGCGAAATTGTTGGGGATGGAGATGAGCCGCTGGGAGAGGATGTAGCGCACGTTCTCCAGGGGCACTTCCAGCACGCCGTCGGCTCCGATCTCGTGGCCCTCGCTCAGCAGCAGTTCCTCGCGCTCCAGGGCCTTGAGGACCTCCTCGCGTGAAAGGTGGTCCGAGAGGGGCACGAAAAGGCGGCCTATGTCCACGGGGGTGCGGCTTGCCAGGGCCTGGAGGTCGGAAAGGGACTCGGCCAGGTGGCGGTTGAGCGCCGAAACCACCACCGGAAGTTCGATGGTCTTGGTCTTGTCCGAAACGTGGGGCTCTCCCTCGCTCAGGTGGATGTCGATGCCGATGCGCGAATGGCCGCTGCGCCCGCTCACGTCCAGGAAGTCTTCCAGCGGGCGCGATTCACTCTTGGCCCGCCCGGCGATGTCGCGCACGAGGCCGCGCAGGGAATCGGAGACGTGGCTGAAGCGCATGGTCCCGAAAAGCTGGGGCGCGGCGAGGTCCTGGTTGAAATGGATGACGCTGGCTTCGACGAGCTGGCCGTCTCCGGTGACGAAGGGAGCGAGTTTCATGCCGTGGTCCGGGTCCTTTGCATGGCGGTTGAAAAGGGATAGACTGGTTAGCGTGATTCGCCCACCAGTGCAACAACCCCGCCGCGGCGCCTGAGGTGGACCCGTGGTTTCCCTGATAGGCGTGGTGATCTCCAACCGCGACTACGGTCCGCGCCTGCCCGGGCTCTTCGCTTCCCTGGCGGCCCAGACCGTGGGCCTTCAGCGCGTGGCGTGCGTCTTCGCCGACGACGCGAGCTCCGACGGCTCCCTGGAGAAGGCCCGCGCGCTGGGAAGCGCCCTGCCCTTCGCGCGCTTCGAGGCCCGGGCCGTGGGGCCGCTTGGCCACCCCGCGCGCACGCGCAACGCGGGCTTCGACCTCGCCGGGGCCGCCGACCCCCTGCTGTTTCTCGACGCCGACGACCTGCTCCTGCCCCGCTATCTGGAAGCCTGCCTGGAGGCCCTGGAGCGCGGCGCCCAGGTGGTCGCCTGCGACTACGAGGAGCGCTCCCCCGAGGACAGCCGCATCGTGCGCCTGGCCGATTTCGACCCCGCCCTCCTGCGCACCCAGAACATCCTGGGCATCGGCAGCATGATGCGCCGCGAGGTGTTCCTGGCGTTGGAGGGCTTCCGGGACCACTCCGACTACGAGGACTGGGACTTCTGGGTGCGCGCCGCCCACGGTGGCTTCCGCTTCGCCCGCGTGCCCGAGGCCCTCTACGTGCACATGCGCCACGGCGTCGGTTTCTCAAGCCGGGCCGAGGCGCGCGACGGCCGGGCCAAGGCCGCCATCGTGGCCGCCACCCCGGGCTTCTTCCCGCCCGAGACCCGGCGCTGGGCCAAGGCCCTTCTGGAGGGCAAGCCCTGGGCGCAGCCCCTGGCGAGGGGGGTGATCCCCCGCGAGGAGGACGTGCGCGCCCTGCGCGACGCCTGGGCCGCCCTGCGTACGGCCCGGGCGCGCCGGGAGGGCTGAGAGGCCCGGCTTGCGTGCGGCCGGACCGCGCCTCCCGCCCGAAAACGGAACCTGCCGGGGCCATCGCCCCCCACGCGGGGGGCGACGGCCGGAAGGGCTCAGATCTCGTGGACTTCCAGGTAGACCAGGGTCTGGTTGAGCAGCTGGTAGGCGATCTCGCCGAAGGTGGCGGGACCGCTGAAGGGCTCGGTCTTTTTGCCTTCCAGCTCGGAATAGAGGTAGTTCAGGATGCAGTTGCAGGAGAACACCAAGTTGGCGGGCTGGATGTTGCAGGCCGAACAGAGCTTGCCGGTGAACTGTGCGGCGTAGTCCGGCACGGGGCGGGCGTGCTTGTAGCGGATGCCGGTGAACACGGGGGCGTAGAACTTCACCTCTCCGTCGGCCTCGTCGATGCCCTGGAAGCTGATGTTCACCAGGGCCCCGTAGTAGTCGGCCACCAGGGGGAGCTTGGTGTCCAGGCGGTTCTTCACCAGATAGGCCGCGAAGTTGCGGCGTTCGCCGTTGACGAGCACGTCCTTGGTGGCGAATCCGGTTTCCGGGAAGGTGAGCGTGTCGCCCTCGCCCTGCTCGAAAAGGTTCACGATGCCGATTTCGGCCGCCTTGCCCGGGGGCAGCGTGGCCGAGAGCACCAGCGCGCCCTCCTCCAGGAACTCGCCCGTCTGCCCGTTGTAGACCTTGGGCGTGCGCTTGCCCAGGTCGTCCAGGTGCACGCCCGCGATCCAGCCGATGAGGGGTACTGTGCCGAAGTCCTTGTAATTTGGGGCGTTGAGCGCGAAGGAGAGATGGGCCTTGCTCATTGCCGGGATGAGGATGAAGCTGAAGCCGTTGTCCGGGCCGTCCGAATAGACGTGGCTCAAGGAGTTTTGATCGTAGGCCTTGATCTCCAGGGACGTGGCGATGTCCGTGATGTCGGTGGCGAACACCTGCTCGCGGGTTGAAAGGCCGCCCTGCTCGTTGGTGATGAAATAGGGGATGGTTCCGGCGATCCAGGAACCTTTGGGCAGGCGGTTCAGGGCCTGCTCGTCGCCCGCCAGGATCAGTTTGCGCCCGGAGGCGATGGCCGTGGAGGCCGTTTCGAGGGACATCAGTTGCTGGCTCATGGGTCCTCCTAGCCGAAGATGGTCTTCAGGTCGTCCTGGACGCTGGGGATGTGGCTGTTCTTGGCGTAGACGTCGTACAGCTGGTCGATGCCCGCCTTGACGTTGTCGGGAGACGGGTTCTCGCTCAGGCTTCGCGTCAGACGCCCAAGAAGAATCTTCGCGGCGAGGAACTTCAGCTCGTAGGCCTTCTTTCCGGTCACCACGTCCTGCCATTGTTTGCTGCTCTTCGCGGGAAGACTCATGCCAACCTCCTTGCGTTGCGGAATGCTCGGGAGCCGCCGGGTGAACCCCACGGCCCCGGCTGGACGGCAGAAAAGCAAGGACCAAACCACAATGAAAAAGCATGTATGTTCAGTGTGTTGCGTGCGCATGGGGCGAAGTGCCCCCTTCCGGGAGGGACAAATGGATACGGTCCTCACCACGTGTGCCGCACGAAGCCTCGTAAATTCGGGAGGATATCCTCCCTCTCCGGCGTGCCTGGATTGTACGGATTCGGGTCATTTTGATGCGGAGCGTGGCTGAGAGGTCACGAACGGGCGACATTTCGTGTTCCTGTTCGCCGGGTGCTCTGTTCGCCTGCAAGTGCTTCCCAGAATGCGCGGGAGGATTATATGAGAGGTTCGCGGACGGCGCTGCCCGCCGTCCCACACCAGGACCATCCACCGGAGACACGCGCATGCAAGACGCTCAGTGCCTGATCATCGGCGCGGGCCCCGCCGGGCTCTCGGCCGCCATCTACACCGCCCGGGCCGGCATGAGGACCCTCGTGCTCGGCAGCGACCCGAAAATCGCGGGCGACTACGACATCGACAACTACTTCGGCTTCGAGGACACCATCTCCGGGCGCGACCTCATGGCGCGCGGACGCCTCCAGGCCCAGCGCTTCGGGGCCGAGATCCGCCAGGAGAAGGTCCTGGGAGTGCACCACGGCGACAACGGGCGCTTCCACGTGAAGACCGACCAGGGCGAATACGACGCCTGCGCCGTGATCCTGGCCACGGGCGCGGCGCGCAACCGCCCGAAGATCAAAGGGCTGGCGGACTACGAGGGCAAGGGCGTCTCCTACTGCGTCTCCTGCGACGGCTTCTTCCACAGGGGCAAGCCCGTGATGGTGGCCGGGGAGGGGCTCTTCGCCGCCAACCAGGCCCTGGAGCTTTTGGCCTACACCCCGGACGTGCGCATCTGCACCCTGGGCAAGCCCTCGGCCATCCCCCCGGAATACGGCGAACGCCTGGCCAGGGCGGGCATCGAGGTGATCGAGGCGGCCGTGGAATCCCTGGAGGGCGATCCCGGCCTGACGGCCGTGCGCCTTGCCGACGGCCGCCGCATCGAGATTTCCGGCCTCTTCATCGCCATGGGCGAAGCCTCGTCCACGGACTTCGCCTACACCCTGGGCGTGGCGCGCAGCGGCATCTTTCTGGAAACCGACCGGGACATGAAGACCAACATCGAGGGCGTGTTCGCCGCCGGGGACTGCACCGGGGGCTTCCTGCAGATCGCCGTGGCCGTAGGAGAAGGCGCGCTGGCCGGACGCTCGGCCATCGCATGGCTCAAGTCCAGCTGCCCGGGCGGGGGCAAACGGTGAAGATGCGGCGCGAAAATTCTTGACACGTCTTTAAAATGGAGCGTATGAATCCAGATTCAGACTTGAGCTGGAGGGGCCTATAGCTCAGTTGGCAGAGCTTCCGGCTCATAACCGGGTGGTCCCAGGTTCGAATCCTGGTGGGCCCACCACTCGCATCGAGGACCAGCACTTGCCGATTTTCCGCACCTTGAATCAATCCCGCGCCCGGCGCACCAACTGCAGGCATCAAGGCGCTTTCCCAGGGGTCTACCCGGAAAGCGCCTTCCTTTTTGCGCAATGAACATCACAGATCTCTTCGCACTCGTCGAGCGCCTCGCTCCGCCGCGCATGGCCGCCTCCTGGGACCGCTGCGGCGTCCAGGTGGCCGGCGCTCACGGCAAGGCCTCCCGGCTGGCCGTGGCCCTGGACCCCCTGCCCGCCACCCTGGCCCAGGCCCTGGACTGGGGCGCGCAGGCCGTGCTCACCCACCACCCCCTGGGCAAAACCCCGCGCCTGCCGGACCGCCGCGACGCCCACCGCGAGGCGCTCAAGCTCCTGCTCGGACGCGATGCCTGGCTCTACGCGGCCCACACCTCGCTCGACTGCGCCCCCGGCGGCCCCGCCGCATGGCTGGCCGACGAGCTGGGCCTCTCGGAGCGCGCCGTGGTGGACCCCCAGGGCGAAACCCGCCGCGTCATGGCCTTCTACAAGGAAGTGGCCATGGACGGCTTCGACGCCTTTCAGCTGCCCGAGGGCCTGGACGTGGACCGCCTCCACTTCGACCGCGACGCCCTGCGCCACGCCCCCCAGGCCTTCTCCTGCCCCGAGCCCCACTGGCCCGCCTTGCGCGCGGCCCTGCAGGCCTGCCCGGACGTTTCGTCCATGGCCGGGGCCGTGTCCCTGGTCGAGCCCTCCGAGCCATACGGCTACGGCATCGTCGGCCGACTGCCCTCCCCCATGGGCTGGGACGATTTCCTTGCCGAACTCTGGCGGCTGCTGCCCCGGGCCTTCCTCTCCTTCGCGGGCGAAGCCGCCGCCAGGGTGGAGCGCGTGGCCTACTGCACCGGGTCCGGCGCGTCCTGCGGGGCCAGGGCTTTCGCCCTGGGCGCGGACGTGTTCCTTACGGGCGACGTGCCCCATCACTTCGCCCTGGACCTGGCTCCCCTGGGGCTCACCGTGGACTGCGGCCACCACGTGCTGGAGCAGGAGATGATGCGTCGGTTCGCCGGTCGTCTCGCCGACGAGACGCGCGGCCAGGAATTGGAAGTTCGCTTTTTCGAGAGCCCTGACCCCCTGCGGGCGGCGCTCAGACCTTCGTGACGGACCGCCGGGGCTTCGTTTCCCGGCCTTGCGACCTCGTGTCGGTAGAGAATCATCCCGGCGGCGCCACGCCTCGGGGGACATAAGCCAGGGGCGCTTCGGGCGCCTGGAGACGGCAATGTACCACAAGCAGATCGAACAGTTGGTGATGCTCCAGCGCATCGACGGCGAAATCCTCACGCTGCGCACCGAGCTGGACAACGCGCCCCAGGAGATCCAGAGCCTGGAGAAGAGGCACCAGGATGCCGAGACCGCGCGCAACGTGGTGCTCGAAAAGCTGGGCTACCTCACCGACCAGCTCAAGCGCCTGGAAAACGACATGGAAGAAGACCATGTCCGCCTGCGCAAGTCCAAAAGCAAGATGATGATGGTGGGCAACTCCAAGGAATACCACGCCATGGTGCGCGAGATGGACAACCTGGAGAAGCTCAACCGCTCCCGCGACGAGGAGAAGGCCGCCTTCGCCGAGGAGCTGGAGCGCCAGACCAGCGCCGAACAGGAAGTGACCGCCAAGGCCGAGGCCGTGAGCAAGGAGCTGGAAGTGGCCCGCGCCGGGCTCGACGAGCGCATGCAGGCCGCCCGCAAGCGCCTGGACGTGCTGGCCGGGCAGCGCAAGGAGGCCTGCAAGGTCCTGCCGCCGCCCATCCTCTCCCGCTACGAGTTCATCCGCTCGCGTCTGCCCAACCCGGTCATCGTCTCCGTGGATCAGGGCGTGTGCGCGGGCTGCAACATCTCCATTCCGCCCCAGGCCTTCATCGAGCTGCAGAAGGGCCAGCAGATCCTCTCCTGCCCCAACTGCCAGCGCCTGATCTTCTGGGTGCAGCACATCGCCCCCCAGACGACCCCCGAAGAGGGCAAGGACGCCAA
This is a stretch of genomic DNA from Fundidesulfovibrio magnetotacticus. It encodes these proteins:
- a CDS encoding TrmO family methyltransferase domain-containing protein, which translates into the protein MPFVRVPVIGVLRTPHFTLEAIPRQAHLAPQAVGRAELYPEFAPGLKGIAPGDRVVLTFRFHKARRTELTTTTRSTGRVCGVFASRSPRRPSRLGESVVEVTAVEPSALVFRGVDMLDGTPLLDIKPWIGPDRDRG
- a CDS encoding Rossmann fold nucleotide-binding protein, producing MKLAPFVTGDGQLVEASVIHFNQDLAAPQLFGTMRFSHVSDSLRGLVRDIAGRAKSESRPLEDFLDVSGRSGHSRIGIDIHLSEGEPHVSDKTKTIELPVVVSALNRHLAESLSDLQALASRTPVDIGRLFVPLSDHLSREEVLKALEREELLLSEGHEIGADGVLEVPLENVRYILSQRLISIPNNFAEMIVRGKHGLAMFQQPAPSGLPEEFGPKEFMVSALRISLGPYTAFISRNLNRPGVFHLASRLLDGVRTTGIDTLRQAEIYNRGDDPVPFRDLRLRIKLYPADERVSAITTRVLKPGKATAILARGVDFAEITDIFNAEACRALFDEISAAPGGGGLYGRIMMPGRIVTIPWEQEDNRWIPEFQWRLVYECARGNVPESILTGEEIPKRFRNFLHDLKYVGGEQSLSKVFVSDSLPPVDALRVLKRNGVGVVVIRSINMRGSRNGGNPEYYLDQSSYEEINRLWREGMRFYMIFAQDEACHVREFNSGFWVSAEGKERLGRLHTTAALFGSVVDELKPILMPQFEEFFAALAADPRLGEGLAIAHGSGPGVMKAADDAAARHGIYRIGVGIDGEKIGQRTNFSPEAVVQFVNIALNTRQDILDRRSLFKVFNVGGYGTSYEVNMALTFMKIGHCLPAPYVFVDPLGLGGEGGHLWRKSIEQFQELSSAHKTGQAEIPPLGPMWVVNCCHLVRSYPEALTVIRAFLDDPAAYWSGAGIDIAKVLEARDNLARAGVVIPPYIVQALAPYDRKDA
- a CDS encoding glycosyltransferase family 2 protein, translating into MVSLIGVVISNRDYGPRLPGLFASLAAQTVGLQRVACVFADDASSDGSLEKARALGSALPFARFEARAVGPLGHPARTRNAGFDLAGAADPLLFLDADDLLLPRYLEACLEALERGAQVVACDYEERSPEDSRIVRLADFDPALLRTQNILGIGSMMRREVFLALEGFRDHSDYEDWDFWVRAAHGGFRFARVPEALYVHMRHGVGFSSRAEARDGRAKAAIVAATPGFFPPETRRWAKALLEGKPWAQPLARGVIPREEDVRALRDAWAALRTARARREG
- a CDS encoding DUF6976 family protein, whose amino-acid sequence is MSQQLMSLETASTAIASGRKLILAGDEQALNRLPKGSWIAGTIPYFITNEQGGLSTREQVFATDITDIATSLEIKAYDQNSLSHVYSDGPDNGFSFILIPAMSKAHLSFALNAPNYKDFGTVPLIGWIAGVHLDDLGKRTPKVYNGQTGEFLEEGALVLSATLPPGKAAEIGIVNLFEQGEGDTLTFPETGFATKDVLVNGERRNFAAYLVKNRLDTKLPLVADYYGALVNISFQGIDEADGEVKFYAPVFTGIRYKHARPVPDYAAQFTGKLCSACNIQPANLVFSCNCILNYLYSELEGKKTEPFSGPATFGEIAYQLLNQTLVYLEVHEI
- a CDS encoding NAD(P)/FAD-dependent oxidoreductase, with protein sequence MQDAQCLIIGAGPAGLSAAIYTARAGMRTLVLGSDPKIAGDYDIDNYFGFEDTISGRDLMARGRLQAQRFGAEIRQEKVLGVHHGDNGRFHVKTDQGEYDACAVILATGAARNRPKIKGLADYEGKGVSYCVSCDGFFHRGKPVMVAGEGLFAANQALELLAYTPDVRICTLGKPSAIPPEYGERLARAGIEVIEAAVESLEGDPGLTAVRLADGRRIEISGLFIAMGEASSTDFAYTLGVARSGIFLETDRDMKTNIEGVFAAGDCTGGFLQIAVAVGEGALAGRSAIAWLKSSCPGGGKR
- a CDS encoding Nif3-like dinuclear metal center hexameric protein — its product is MNITDLFALVERLAPPRMAASWDRCGVQVAGAHGKASRLAVALDPLPATLAQALDWGAQAVLTHHPLGKTPRLPDRRDAHREALKLLLGRDAWLYAAHTSLDCAPGGPAAWLADELGLSERAVVDPQGETRRVMAFYKEVAMDGFDAFQLPEGLDVDRLHFDRDALRHAPQAFSCPEPHWPALRAALQACPDVSSMAGAVSLVEPSEPYGYGIVGRLPSPMGWDDFLAELWRLLPRAFLSFAGEAAARVERVAYCTGSGASCGARAFALGADVFLTGDVPHHFALDLAPLGLTVDCGHHVLEQEMMRRFAGRLADETRGQELEVRFFESPDPLRAALRPS
- a CDS encoding zinc ribbon domain-containing protein, translating into MYHKQIEQLVMLQRIDGEILTLRTELDNAPQEIQSLEKRHQDAETARNVVLEKLGYLTDQLKRLENDMEEDHVRLRKSKSKMMMVGNSKEYHAMVREMDNLEKLNRSRDEEKAAFAEELERQTSAEQEVTAKAEAVSKELEVARAGLDERMQAARKRLDVLAGQRKEACKVLPPPILSRYEFIRSRLPNPVIVSVDQGVCAGCNISIPPQAFIELQKGQQILSCPNCQRLIFWVQHIAPQTTPEEGKDAKA